The genomic DNA TTGTGAGGTGAGAGAAGGATTGATTGGAGGGCTTATGTAAAAATCATTAAAAAGTGAATTTACAACATATGAAATTGAATAATCTTATAGATTTTGAATGATAATCCTAAAGAGGAATGAAGAAATTATAAAATGTTTTTATTAAAATAAGCTACCCTATAAACATACATTTTATGCGAAAAGAATATCTTGATATCATTTTATTCACGACATTTTTACTTGTTAACTTAACAGTAGGATTAATGGCTGGGCGGCGTGTAAGAAGTTTACGAGATTTCTCTATAGGGAATAAAGATTTTACTACAGCCACAGTAACTTCCACCATTGTAGCTACCTGGATTGGAGGTGGATTTATGTTTTATGGCCTACAGAATATTTATAAGGATGGCCTACAATTTGTTATACCCCTTTTAGGATCAACTTTATGTTTACTTTTTACCGGACAAGTCCTCGCTATTAGAATGGGAGAATTCTTAAATAACTTGTCAGTAGCTGAAGCCATGGGGGATCTCTATGGGCCCATAGTACGAGTTATTACTGCTATTAGTGGGATATTAAAGTCCATAGGTTCAATAGCTATTCAATTTCAGGTGATTGCTAAAATGTTGAATCTTCTTTTTGGCATTGAAGAGACTTGGGCTATTATTGCAGCTGCGTCCATTGTTATTCTTTATTCAGCTTTTGGCGGTATCCGTTCAGTTATTATTACGGACTTATTTCAGTTTATTGCCTTTGTTATTTTCATTCCTATATTAGGCCTGATAGTTTGGAATCATATTAAAAATCCTGGTCAAGTTCTTTCTACTCTAACTACCAACCCTATTTTTAGTTTAGAACAAACAATAGGATGGAACCCCAAATTTATAAGTTCAATAGGGCTAATGCTTTATTTTTTAATTCCTGGCATGGCCCCTGCTATCTTTCAGCGGGTAACAATTGCTAGAGATCTTGAACAAGTAAAAAGATCTTTTACCTACGCAGCTGGAAGCACTATCCTAGTAAATATTGCAGTAGCTTGGGTTGCTATTTTACTTTTATCAGATAGCCCTAATCTTGAACCGAGTAAACTAGTTAATTATATTATTACAACGTATGCTTATCCAGGATTAAAAGGGCTTATTGCTGTTGGTATTACAGCCATGGCTATGTCTACAGCAGATTCCTATTTAAATTCCTCTGCAGTATTAGCCGTTAATGATATTATTAAGCTATTTAAACCTTCTTGGAAAGAATCTATTATTGTTATTAGATCTTTCTCATTGATTTTAGGAGTTTTCGGATTATTACTAGCCCTCCATGCCAAAGATCTGCTTCAGCTGCTGCTCCTATCTGGCAGCTTTTATATGCCTATTGTTACTGTACCACTTCTACTAGCTATTTTTGGTTTTAGAAGTACTACTAGAGCAGTCCTAATAGGAATGGCAGCAGGCTTTATAACAGTAGTAGGCTGGAAAAAGTTTTTTGGATATACAGGTATGGATAGCCTTATTCCTGGTATAATAGCTAACTTAGTTGTCTATATAAGTAGCCATTATATTTTAAGAGAACAAGGAGGATGGGTAGGGATTAAGGAAAAAGGTCCGCTTTTAGCAGCCAGACAAAGCCGTAGAGAAGCATGGAACAAGTTACTATATACCATTAAGCATCCCCATATTTATGCTTACTTACAAAAAAACCTCCCGGCTTATGAAGTTGTTTATTCGCTCTTTGCCGTTTATGTGATAGGTGCTACCTATGCTTCTTTTTATACCATATCAGAAACAGTAGTTTCTTCTTATCAAGGGCTTTATAACTTTGCAGCGCATTCTGTTTTAATTGCAACAGCTGGGTTCTTAACATACCCTGCTTGGCCTCCCACTTTTAAATCTAAAAAGTTTATCACCTTTGCTTGGCCTCTTGGGATATTCTATATTTTATTTGTTGTGGGCACTATTTTAGTGCTGATGAGCGGTTTCCACGAAGTACAAGTAATGATCTTTATGCTTAACTTAATCATGGCTGCTTTCCTACTTTCTTGGCCTTTAATGCTCTTCCTTGCTACATACGGTATCCTAATAGGGTGTTTAATTGTATATATGTACTGTGGCAATATACATTGTAGTGGAACAGATGGCACAGCTGAATTCAAAGTTATTTATAGCATTCTTTTATTAAGTAGTTTTCTAATTACAATATTTAGGTTTAAGCAAGAAAAAAAGTCCTTGCAAAACAAGAATATTTACCTAGAAGGTTTATATGAAGAAAAAAACAATGAGCTAGCACAAATTTTAGCTTATGGAGGTGAGGTTTTAAAGGAACTCAATGCTGACGAGAAAGCATTAACGGCGGCTTATATAGAGCAGATTATCTACCGTATGACGGATTACATCCGATTGGAAGTAGCTCAGATAAAATTAGACCAGCTTTTATTAGAGGTAAAAGAAACCATTAAACTCATGAACTTATTATCTCTTCCCCAGCTGATAACGAGTGTAGATACTCGCCAAGAAATTATTGATGCAGATAGAGTAAAATTAAAACAACTGCTGGTAAATGGTATCCTACATGTACACCAACATAATGCAAACAACCAGCCTATTCATGTAGTAGTAGAAGACGTTAAGCTAGGCTATAAGATAGATTATATTAAAGATTACACCAGGCAATTAGCAGCCTTAAGATTTACCATTACCATAGAAAAAGACACTGCTAACAAAAAAGATATTTACTTACTTGAGCAGCTGCCTTTGATGAGTCAACATACAAAAAAAGGTAAACTAATAGAAAATGCTCGTATTATTCATGCTCATTATGGATACGCAGAATTGGATAACGAGCAAACCCAAGTATATGTACTTCCAGCCAACGTAAGAGAAGTAAGAGGTAAAGTGATGGAGTTATTAAGGGAACCTGTAGCAGTCGATGAAGCGGAAATGAAACATCCGCTCGCTATAAAACTAGAAAATGAGCTATTAGATAAGATCAAGGCTATCAAAATAGATACAAAAACTATAGCTAAAGCATTAAAAACTATTAAAAGATACCACGCCGGTGTTAAGCGTAAATCAGGCGAGCCTTTTTTTACCCATCCCATAGCTGTCGCTCTAATCTTATTAGAATATTGTAAGGATCAAGATGCAGTGGTAGCAGCGCTACTTCATGACACAGTTGAAGATACAAGTCTTTCGCTGGTGCAGATTGAAGCTATATTTGGAGAACAGGTAGCATTTATAGTAAAAAAAGTAACTAACCTAGAAGATAATTTACGCAGGATAAGCTTAGCAGATCATGAGAATGTTTATAGACTCATGGAGTATGAAGATGAACGTGCTGCCTACGTAAAACTAGCAGATAGGCTACATAACATGCGCACCATCAGTGGCCACTCTTCCCTGGCTAAGCAGAAGCATATAGCAAATGAAACATTAAATTTCTTTGTAGGACTTGCTGAAAAGTTAGGTTTGGAACCTATTGCAAGTGAGCTTAAAAAACTTAGCTTAGAAGTCTTGGCTAAGAGATAATCATTAATATTGGCACTGTTACAAATAGTAATTAAGAGGGGTAAATTGTATTGAGTTAACCAGAAAGTAAGGAAATGAGCATCTTTAAAAGACGCCACTTCAAATACGATATAATCATATGGGCAGTAAGATGGTATTGCAAGTATGGAATAAGCTATCATGATTTAGAAGAAATGCTCTCTGAAAGAGGGATTCAAGTAGATCATTGCACCATTTATAGGTGGGTTCAGTTCTACGCCCCCAAGATATTAGATAAACTCAAATGGTATTGGAAGCCTACTCGGGGCTATAGCTGGCGTGTAGATGAAACTTATATTAAAGTGAAGGGTAAATGGATATACCTTTATAGAGCATTAGATCAAGCAGGTAATACCATAGATTTTTTTCTATCCACTACCAGAAATAGTAATGCAGCTAAGAGGTTCTTAAGTAAAGCGTTAAGTTCTATTCCTGCATATTGTAGACCTAAAACTATCAATACTGATAAAAACCCTGCCTACGGTAAGGCCATAAATGAGCTAAAACTAGCCGGTAAATGTCCTCCAGATTTAGAACACCGGCAAGTCAAATATCTCAATAATCTAATAGAATCGGACCATGGTAAGCTTAAGCGATTAATTGATCCAACATTAGGCTTTAAATCCATGAAGACAGCCTTTGCTACTATAAAAGGCTTTGAGCTAATGTGCATCTTTAAGAAGGGGCGTTTTGATGCATGGAAATATGGACAAGGTATTTTGGGAGAAATTAATATTATCACCCATAATTTATTAGCTCTTTAAGCCCTCTAATCAATCCTTCTCTCACCTCACAACCTTAACTTCTTTTTCTATTTGCAACACTGCCGATGTTTACCCAAAACAAAAACTAAATTTTTACCCTATATCTTTTTCTTCGGACTATATGCCAAAGTATTCCCATAAGCACCAACATAAAAATAGGTGTAACTATATTTAACAACTGCCAATACAACCTTTCTCTAGTTACTTTTAAATTGTCTAAAAGACGCAGTTTAACTGTTTTACGCTTGGCATTAATAACCCCTGATTCTTCTAACATATAAGCAAGTACACCCAACACAAAGTCTTGATTAGCAAAGCTTTGTTGCAAAAATGGATCATAACCCCATGGTAACGCTTGCTGATCTTTTGGGGAAACAGCATTGAGTACAATACTGCCACTTGCTACAACAAGTATTTTAGTAGGCTGGCTCACAGCAAGAAACTGTGTAGCATCTATGCCTTTAGGAAGCATCCTATTTTTATACAATGAATTAAATTTACCTTCTAATAGGCAAGCTAATGGAATAGGGCCTTGCTTATATAGGTTTGTATCAGGTGCTCTTCTTAGTGATTCTAGGTCTACATACACAGGAGTAGTCGCTTTAAGACTATATGGAGAGCTATATAAAAGGGGAGTTTGAATGACACCTTCCACCTTCACAATATCTATACTACTAATAAATTGTGTATATATAGCATTTATATTTTTAGTTATTAAATGGTCGGAGAAATTATTAATAATAGGAAAGAAAGGCCAAGGAAGAAGCTTGAGTTGAGGCTGATTGCCCATTTTACCAACTATAATAGGATAGACACCAGCCTGTAAGTCTTTTATCAGGTCTGGGTTAATTCTTACTCCATACCTGAATAATTGGTCATCTAAATTAAGCTCTAACGGAAGTGCAATTGAATTTCCACTAGCTAGATTGTCCATATTAATTTTCAAGCGATCTAAAAAAAATAAGACCTTACCCCCTTGCATAATATACTGATCTAATACGTACTTTTCAGACTCTGTAAAACCCTCTTGAGGCTTAGTGATCAATAAAGCGGCATAGTTAGATAATTCAAACACTTGAGAAAGCATTACGTTATGAACTTCATACAATTCTCCTAGCGCTTGTGATAGCCCTTGTAACTGAGTGGTATTGGGTTCTCCATGTCCTTTAATAAGGCCTATTTTTACATTTTTATAATCAATTAACTTAGCCAGCGAACTGATAAATTCATATTCAAGATTTTCTATAGATTGGCTTACCATCTTGTTAGTAGGTGTCATTTTATCAGCCTTCAACATCATAACACCCACTTCATTCCCCTGGTAAGAGAGAATAGCACCTGGATAAATTAGATTTTCTATTCGTTTTCCATGTGCTTGCCTATAAAGGTTAGTAGGTTCTATTTTCTTTTCCAACAACTTCTTTAGTATTTCTTTACGCTTATCAGCAGGTTCTTTGCTTAGGTCTATTACGTGGCAAGTAACAGGGCAACGTGCATAAGCTTTAAATTCTTCTAAAAGTGCAATTACACCAGTCTGTAATTGCTTAAATTCATTTGGTAAATCTCCTGATAAATATATATTTACTTGCAACTCAGATTCTAAACGACTGAGTAATGCTTTTGTAGAGGAATGTAGAGAATAGCGCTTATCCTCTGTTAAATCTACCCGTAAAGGAAAATAATAAGCTAGTTTATTAGCTATTCCTATAACTGATACAAAAGTTAATAATATCAACCATCTATTCTTATAAGTATGCTTACTAAATCTCATCTTTATCTTCTCTTTAGCATTAGGTTAGTAAACAGGACTGATATGCAACTGGCACTACAAAAATAAAGCACATCGCGCAGATCGATTACTCCCCTGCTCAAAGCTTCATAGTGGTAGAGTATACCTAATTTAGCTATCCATAGAGAATATTTTTCCCATGTTTTAAGAGTACTCCAAGCATCAAATCCTTGATATAATAAAAAGCAGAATAAGGTACCTATTAAAAAAGCCACAATTTGGTTTCTCGTAAGGACAGAGGCACTTAAACCTATGGATAAGAAAAGAGCAGCTAAAAATAATAGTCCTATATAGGAACCTACTAAAGCTGCTATATCGATATTCCCAGTAGGGATAGCTAAGTAGTAGATAGAGAATCCATAGGTAGCAGTAAGTAGCAAAATAGTAATTACAATAACTAGACTAGCAAAATATTTACCTAAAGTAATCTGTATGGTTGTAAGTGGACTAGTTAACAATAATTCTAAGGTTCCTAACTTAAACTCTTCTGAAAAAAGACTCATTGTAATTGCTGGAGCTAGAAACATTAGTATATAAGGTGCCACTTGGAATAGCGATGATAAATCTGCATAGCCAGAATCTAAGACATTGGTTTCTGGGAATACCCATACCCATAATCCAATTAAAATTAAAAAGAAGCCTATGATAACATAGGCTATTAAGGAATTGAAAAAGGTGTACAGTTCTTTCTTTAAGATTGCAAGCATAACATTAGTAATTAGCTAATAGATAACATGTTAAGTAATAGAAGTGCTGTCTACTTTAGTAATTTGTGTAAAGATCTCTTCTAGACTCTCTCTTTTATGCTCTAATCGTTGTAGTGTAAGCCCTTGTTGTTTAGTAAAGCAGAAAATATGTTCATAAATATCTTTACTGTTGCTAACGTATAATTTACATTTATGTGCATCTAAAATTTCAAGTTTATTTATTCCTTCAATACTAGAAAGTGCATCTACAGGTATTGGTTCTCTAAACGATATTATAAGCTGATCACTACACTGTTGATCTAATTCACTTAGTGTGGCTGTCAAGCACAGTTTACCATGATGCATAATAATAACCTGGTCACAAACTGCTTCTACTTCTTGCATGATATGTGTAGAAAATATAATAGCTTTTTCACGTCCAAGTTCCTTAATAAGCTGGCGAATGTGATGTAGTTGGTTAGGATCCAACCCTGTTGTAGGCTCATCCAACACCAACACTGTAGGGTCATGCATGAGTGCCTGAGCTAACCCTACTCGCTGTCGATACCCTTTAGAAAGTACACCCAGCTTTTTGTTTTGTACATCTCCTATATCACATTGTTCCACAACCAACCGCGCTCTTTGTATACACGCTCTCTTACCTAATCCATGGATACTACCCATAAATTGTAGGTACTCGTGTACATACATATCTAAATACAAAGGATTATGTTCAGGTAAATATCCTATATTCTTTTTAGCTTTAAGTGACTCTTTATTAAGGTCATAACCACATATATAGATCTTTCCTTCAGAAGGTTGTATATAACCTGTCAACATTTTCATAGTAGTAGATTTACCAGCACCATTTGGGCCTAATAAACCTAAAATTTCACCTTTTTTAACTCTAAAAGTAAGGTGATCTACAACTGTTTTGTTTTGGAAATGCTTGGAAAGTTTAGATATATCTATAGACATAAATACAACATAAGCTTTATCAATTTAGTATACTCTTAGTTAATTAACGCAACAGATATAGCTATGAAAGATAAATAGTTACTAGCTGCACAATAGCGTAATTTATTTAAATCATATGATTTATTCAATAAGGCAAATTAAAGAATGTCTTACTTATAAATATAAATTGTAAAGTTAGGTTATTTCCTGGGAGTAAAATGGCATGAATGCTCTCTTTAATAATTATTATTTGTAACACTAATTATTTAAAAGCCTTTTATCTCAATAGTAGAAAATAAAAAAGCAAACCATGTATCGCACCGCTACAACTACCTACCCTTGCTTCTTTCCAGACCTAGGGGATTCAATAGGAGCTGGTCGTACAGGTTTGCCACTGTAAAGTTACGTCGACCAACGCATATTTTCAATACGCTTACAGCATATTATAAAAAAAATGTTACACCTATTCTCAAAATAGCTAGTTTCTACATAATTTAGCTAATTATGAAACGAGTAGCTTTTTATACATTAGGGTGCAAACTAAATTTTTCAGAAACTTCTGCTGTTGGCCGATTGTTTACAGAACAAGGGTACCAAAAGGTAGAATTTGAAGATAACCCTCACATTTTTATAATCAATACGTGTTCTGTAACGGAGCAGGCAGATAAGAAATGTAGACGCATAGTTAAAGATGCTCTTAAAATCTCTCCTGAAGCCTTTATTATTATTATGGGTTGCTATGCGCAGCTTAAGCCAGAAGAAATTGCTAGCATTCCAGGTGTGGATGTTGTTTTAGGTGCACATGAGAAATTTAAGTTATTAGAGATAATCAGCAGCTTCGACAAAAAAGGACAAGCAGAAGTATATGTCTCCTGTATAAAAGATGTTAACACTTTCACGCATGCTCACTCTATAGGAGATAGAACACGTACTTTTTTAAAAGTACAAGATGGCTGTAACTACCATTGTTCTTTTTGTACCATTCCATTAGCAAGAGGAAAAAGTAGAAGCGATACCATAGAAAGCATTGTAGAACAAGCAAGAAAAATTGCTGATCAAGGAATAAAAGAAATAGTTTTGACAGGAGTTAATATTGGTGACTATGGCATTATTGACAATCGACGTCAAACCAACTTCTTATCATTAATAGAAGCACTTGAAAAAGTAGTTGATATTAAACGTTTCCGTATATCTTCTATTGAACCCAATTTACTAACCGACGAAATTATTCAGTTCGTGGCACAGTCTGGTAGGTTTGTGCCTCACTTTCATATCCCTTTACAATCTGGGAATAATGATATTCTTAAGCTTATGCGGCGGCGCTATCAGCGAGAATTATACGTAGAACGGGTAGCACATATTAAAAAGCTAATGCCACACTGTTGTATAGGCGTAGATGTGATTGTAGGTTTTCCAGGAGAAACCGAAGAGAAATTTTTAGATACTTATCAGTTCCTAAATGAGTTAGATATCTCATATTTACATGTATTTCCTTATTCAGAAAGACAAAATACACAAGCTATTACATTAGAAGGGATAGTTTCACAAAAAGAAAGAAACAGAAGAGCCAGTATGCTCCGTATCCTTTCTGACAAAAAACAACGCTACTTTTATGAGCAGAACCTAGGAAAGACTGTAGAAATACTATTTGAACAACCCGATGTAAATGGCACCATACAAGGATTTTCTGATAACTATGTACGTGTCAGTGTACCTTATGACGCTAATTTGGTAAATACTTTACATCAGGTACAGCTTAAAAAGTTGAAAGCTGATGGATTAGTAGAGGGAAATATCATGCCACTACATCAGAATAGTCTTATAGCTTAGGTTCCAAAAATGATAAGAATAAGGACTGCAGATAGCTTGACATAATAAATGTAGACTATACTTATATAGTATAGTCTACATTTTCCAAGTATAACTTTAAGGCAGATGCTAGCCTTCATAGTGTTTGTAATTCGATAATCATTTTTATATTATCTAGCAAAATTTAATAAAGAATATTCTTAACTTTAAGACTGAGTTTTATTTTTTGAATATCCATTCAAAAATATCTTCTATCTAGAAGAAGTATAATTGAAACTTTAAAAACTCATTTAATATGCAACCTAATAAAAGCACTACCATCAATCTTCACATTTGTATTAATCTTCTAAAGTTATTATTAGTATTGGTTACAGTAGTTGCTTGTGAATGTGTCCCAAAGGGAGGCAGAGGTGATATAATAAATCCAGAAATTCCCAAAGCAAACGATAAAAGCGAAGAACCTATCACCAATGATAAGAACAAAAAGCCTATTCCCAAGGAGATGATTGATGCTGCTGAAGCAGCAAAGAAAACCAATTTAGTAATTTTACTTAAAACGTTCCAGGAGCTAGAGGCCGAAGACATTAATATTGTCAATGGACTACTTAGTTCGGACCTGGATATTTTAGGTTTAAAAGAAGCTGTAGAATTTGGGAACTTAGATATTGTAGATACAATACTAAAAAGGGGAGTAAACGTAAACAAAAAGATACAAGAAAACGAAAAAGATGAATTTATACTTCTAAATTATAGAAATGATCTTACACCTTTACATATAGCTGCTAAATCTGGCCATACCGAAATACTACTCAAATTAATAGAAAAAGGTGCAGAACTAAATGCAAAGGATAAATATGGTGATACTCCTTTACATCTTGCTGCTGATGCTGGGCATGCTGATATAGTATTTAAATTGATACAAAAGGGAGCAAACATAAAATCAGCAACTAACGATGGGTATACCCCTTTACATCTTGCTATCATGAAAGCACATACGGAAATAGCGTTAAGTCTGATAGAGCAAGGAGCAAATCTTGACATATCAAGCATTGAAGGAGATACGGCACTTAACCTGGCAGCCAGGAAAGGCTATGCCAATATAGTGCTAAAATTAATAGAAAAAGGGGCTGACGTAAATATAAAGAACAAAATAGGTTTACATCCTTTATATTATATTATTCG from Candidatus Amoebophilus asiaticus 5a2 includes the following:
- a CDS encoding sodium:solute symporter family transporter; translated protein: MRKEYLDIILFTTFLLVNLTVGLMAGRRVRSLRDFSIGNKDFTTATVTSTIVATWIGGGFMFYGLQNIYKDGLQFVIPLLGSTLCLLFTGQVLAIRMGEFLNNLSVAEAMGDLYGPIVRVITAISGILKSIGSIAIQFQVIAKMLNLLFGIEETWAIIAAASIVILYSAFGGIRSVIITDLFQFIAFVIFIPILGLIVWNHIKNPGQVLSTLTTNPIFSLEQTIGWNPKFISSIGLMLYFLIPGMAPAIFQRVTIARDLEQVKRSFTYAAGSTILVNIAVAWVAILLLSDSPNLEPSKLVNYIITTYAYPGLKGLIAVGITAMAMSTADSYLNSSAVLAVNDIIKLFKPSWKESIIVIRSFSLILGVFGLLLALHAKDLLQLLLLSGSFYMPIVTVPLLLAIFGFRSTTRAVLIGMAAGFITVVGWKKFFGYTGMDSLIPGIIANLVVYISSHYILREQGGWVGIKEKGPLLAARQSRREAWNKLLYTIKHPHIYAYLQKNLPAYEVVYSLFAVYVIGATYASFYTISETVVSSYQGLYNFAAHSVLIATAGFLTYPAWPPTFKSKKFITFAWPLGIFYILFVVGTILVLMSGFHEVQVMIFMLNLIMAAFLLSWPLMLFLATYGILIGCLIVYMYCGNIHCSGTDGTAEFKVIYSILLLSSFLITIFRFKQEKKSLQNKNIYLEGLYEEKNNELAQILAYGGEVLKELNADEKALTAAYIEQIIYRMTDYIRLEVAQIKLDQLLLEVKETIKLMNLLSLPQLITSVDTRQEIIDADRVKLKQLLVNGILHVHQHNANNQPIHVVVEDVKLGYKIDYIKDYTRQLAALRFTITIEKDTANKKDIYLLEQLPLMSQHTKKGKLIENARIIHAHYGYAELDNEQTQVYVLPANVREVRGKVMELLREPVAVDEAEMKHPLAIKLENELLDKIKAIKIDTKTIAKALKTIKRYHAGVKRKSGEPFFTHPIAVALILLEYCKDQDAVVAALLHDTVEDTSLSLVQIEAIFGEQVAFIVKKVTNLEDNLRRISLADHENVYRLMEYEDERAAYVKLADRLHNMRTISGHSSLAKQKHIANETLNFFVGLAEKLGLEPIASELKKLSLEVLAKR
- a CDS encoding IS6 family transposase, which codes for MSIFKRRHFKYDIIIWAVRWYCKYGISYHDLEEMLSERGIQVDHCTIYRWVQFYAPKILDKLKWYWKPTRGYSWRVDETYIKVKGKWIYLYRALDQAGNTIDFFLSTTRNSNAAKRFLSKALSSIPAYCRPKTINTDKNPAYGKAINELKLAGKCPPDLEHRQVKYLNNLIESDHGKLKRLIDPTLGFKSMKTAFATIKGFELMCIFKKGRFDAWKYGQGILGEINIITHNLLAL
- the gldG gene encoding gliding motility-associated ABC transporter substrate-binding protein GldG; its protein translation is MRFSKHTYKNRWLILLTFVSVIGIANKLAYYFPLRVDLTEDKRYSLHSSTKALLSRLESELQVNIYLSGDLPNEFKQLQTGVIALLEEFKAYARCPVTCHVIDLSKEPADKRKEILKKLLEKKIEPTNLYRQAHGKRIENLIYPGAILSYQGNEVGVMMLKADKMTPTNKMVSQSIENLEYEFISSLAKLIDYKNVKIGLIKGHGEPNTTQLQGLSQALGELYEVHNVMLSQVFELSNYAALLITKPQEGFTESEKYVLDQYIMQGGKVLFFLDRLKINMDNLASGNSIALPLELNLDDQLFRYGVRINPDLIKDLQAGVYPIIVGKMGNQPQLKLLPWPFFPIINNFSDHLITKNINAIYTQFISSIDIVKVEGVIQTPLLYSSPYSLKATTPVYVDLESLRRAPDTNLYKQGPIPLACLLEGKFNSLYKNRMLPKGIDATQFLAVSQPTKILVVASGSIVLNAVSPKDQQALPWGYDPFLQQSFANQDFVLGVLAYMLEESGVINAKRKTVKLRLLDNLKVTRERLYWQLLNIVTPIFMLVLMGILWHIVRRKRYRVKI
- a CDS encoding ABC transporter permease subunit — its product is MLAILKKELYTFFNSLIAYVIIGFFLILIGLWVWVFPETNVLDSGYADLSSLFQVAPYILMFLAPAITMSLFSEEFKLGTLELLLTSPLTTIQITLGKYFASLVIVITILLLTATYGFSIYYLAIPTGNIDIAALVGSYIGLLFLAALFLSIGLSASVLTRNQIVAFLIGTLFCFLLYQGFDAWSTLKTWEKYSLWIAKLGILYHYEALSRGVIDLRDVLYFCSASCISVLFTNLMLKRR
- a CDS encoding ATP-binding cassette domain-containing protein, translated to MSIDISKLSKHFQNKTVVDHLTFRVKKGEILGLLGPNGAGKSTTMKMLTGYIQPSEGKIYICGYDLNKESLKAKKNIGYLPEHNPLYLDMYVHEYLQFMGSIHGLGKRACIQRARLVVEQCDIGDVQNKKLGVLSKGYRQRVGLAQALMHDPTVLVLDEPTTGLDPNQLHHIRQLIKELGREKAIIFSTHIMQEVEAVCDQVIIMHHGKLCLTATLSELDQQCSDQLIISFREPIPVDALSSIEGINKLEILDAHKCKLYVSNSKDIYEHIFCFTKQQGLTLQRLEHKRESLEEIFTQITKVDSTSIT
- the mtaB gene encoding tRNA (N(6)-L-threonylcarbamoyladenosine(37)-C(2))-methylthiotransferase MtaB: MKRVAFYTLGCKLNFSETSAVGRLFTEQGYQKVEFEDNPHIFIINTCSVTEQADKKCRRIVKDALKISPEAFIIIMGCYAQLKPEEIASIPGVDVVLGAHEKFKLLEIISSFDKKGQAEVYVSCIKDVNTFTHAHSIGDRTRTFLKVQDGCNYHCSFCTIPLARGKSRSDTIESIVEQARKIADQGIKEIVLTGVNIGDYGIIDNRRQTNFLSLIEALEKVVDIKRFRISSIEPNLLTDEIIQFVAQSGRFVPHFHIPLQSGNNDILKLMRRRYQRELYVERVAHIKKLMPHCCIGVDVIVGFPGETEEKFLDTYQFLNELDISYLHVFPYSERQNTQAITLEGIVSQKERNRRASMLRILSDKKQRYFYEQNLGKTVEILFEQPDVNGTIQGFSDNYVRVSVPYDANLVNTLHQVQLKKLKADGLVEGNIMPLHQNSLIA
- a CDS encoding ankyrin repeat domain-containing protein gives rise to the protein MQPNKSTTINLHICINLLKLLLVLVTVVACECVPKGGRGDIINPEIPKANDKSEEPITNDKNKKPIPKEMIDAAEAAKKTNLVILLKTFQELEAEDINIVNGLLSSDLDILGLKEAVEFGNLDIVDTILKRGVNVNKKIQENEKDEFILLNYRNDLTPLHIAAKSGHTEILLKLIEKGAELNAKDKYGDTPLHLAADAGHADIVFKLIQKGANIKSATNDGYTPLHLAIMKAHTEIALSLIEQGANLDISSIEGDTALNLAARKGYANIVLKLIEKGADVNIKNKIGLHPLYYIIREGHGDIALTLIEKAKEIEVNTIDRQGNTLLHLAVYGDIRLLSKLVEKGVKIDITNNSGNTPLHIAAKYGCKEAVSVLVNCGAKKDIANNERNTPLDLAKTEEIRALLK